In Gossypium hirsutum isolate 1008001.06 chromosome D06, Gossypium_hirsutum_v2.1, whole genome shotgun sequence, one genomic interval encodes:
- the LOC107922829 gene encoding type I inositol polyphosphate 5-phosphatase 10 isoform X1: MAIRLRIYSCFGTFIHGSLDSPPLLLMFPFSFFFFFFAFYIVLVLSFESSTGREIECLISSNECFVEKESSCSLYEEQYDLPHQPLLSREKSTKAASENISFRVFVATWNVGGKSPDSKLNLDDILQVREESDIYVLGFQEIVPLNAGNVLVIEDNEPAVKWLTLINRSLNKANYVPLRGPRSVGSPEGSLVFPKIKLRKASKALRTENKWKLKSCNCPIGLERKNSKEFCFRCPQSQTNENDISSEDDEDGPNGPSSANSIKYSLVASKQMVGIFLTVWMRKELVQYVSHLRISCVGRGILGCLGNKGCISVSMLFHKTTLCFLCSHLASGEKEGDELRRNSDVIEILRNTQFPRICKTSNSRVPEKILDHDRVIWLGDLNYRIALSYSDTGKLLKERAWDTLYNNDQLKIEREAGRVFKGWKEGKIYFAPTYKYSLNSDIYAGETVETKSKRRTPAWCDRILWRGSEIYQLSYERKESRFSDHRPVCATFWVSVEAMEDGSKRR, translated from the exons ATGGCAATTCGTTTGAGAATATATTCTTGTTTTGGAACTTTTATCCATGGAAGCTTAGATTCACCACCACTTTTGTTGAtgtttcctttctcttttttcttttttttttttgccttttatATAGTCTTAGTTCTTAGTTTTGAATCAAGTACTGGTAGGGAAATCGAGTGTTTGATTTCTAGCAACGAATGTTTCGTCGAAAAAGAAAGTTCTTGTTCGTTATACG AAGAACAATATGATTTACCACATCAACCTTTGCTTTCGAGAGAAAAAAGCACGAAAGCTGCTAGTGAGAATATATCTTTCCG TGTCTTCGTTGCGACATGGAATGTAGGAGGTAAATCTCCagatagcaaactcaacctcgaTGATATTCTTCAAGTTCGTGAAGAATCAGACATATATGTGTTAGG TTTTCAGGAAATCGTTCCGTTGAATGCTGGAAATGTGCTTGTGATCGAAGACAACGAGCCTGCGGTGAAATGGCTCACCTTAATAAACCGGTCACTAAACAAGGCGAATTATGTTCCTTTAAGAGGACCCAGATCCGTTGGTTCACCCGAGGGTTCACTGGTTTTCCCTAAAATTAAACTTAGAAAGGCCAGCAAAGCTTTGAGGACAGAGAATAAATGGAAGCTGAAGAGCTGCAACTGTCCTATAGGTTTGGAAAGGAAGAATAGCAAAGAATTCTGTTTCCGGTGCCCTCAATCGCAAacgaatgaaaatgatatttcatCCGAAGATGATGAAGACGGACCTAATGGTCCTTCTAGTGCAAACTCGATTAAGTATAGCCTTGTAGCAAGCAAGCAAATGGTCGGAATTTTTCTCACGGTATGGATGAGGAAAGAGCTTGTACAATACGTAAGCCACCTACGGATATCCTGCGTAGGTCGCGGTATTCTCGGGTGCCTTGGCAACAAA GGCTGTATATCAGTGAGCATGCTTTTCCACAAGACAACCTTATGTTTCTTGTGCAGTCATTTGGCATCTGGAGAAAAAGAAGGCGATGAACTTCGGAGAAATTCAGATGTCATAGAGATACTTCGGAACACGCAGTTTCCGAGGATCTGCAAAACATCGAACAGTAGGGTGCCAGAAAAAATTCTGGATCATGA TCGGGTCATATGGCTAGGGGATTTGAACTACAGGATAGCTTTAAGCTACTCTGATACCGGAAAGCTTCTAAAAGAGAGAGCCTGGGATACATTGTATAACAATGATCAG CTAAAGATCGAAAGAGAGGCGGGGCGAGTATTCAAGGGATGGAAAGAAGGAAAAATATACTTTGCACCAACTTACAAATACTCTCTTAACTCGGACATCTATGCCGGGGAGACCGTTGAAACTAAAAGCAAAAGGAGAACTCCAGCTTG GTGTGACAGAATACTATGGCGTGGAAGTGAAATATATCAGCTTTCGTATGAGCGGAAAGAATCGAGGTTTTCCGATCATCGGCCGGTTTGTGCGACATTTTGGGTGAGCGTTGAAGCAATGGAGGATGGATCAAAGAGAAGATGA
- the LOC107922820 gene encoding protein GET1 isoform X2 has protein sequence MEGEIMGEGEILGGGEMPGGGEILERTRSLAAPFVFFIIIAFQFAAKRLQDLKRGASKTDKEMQLRAEIKQLLKEAASYSQPSTFAQAAKLRRMAAAKEKELANYQAHLTQEMKLSYDLYLKVLFIVKVIAHVVIILWFWSSPVAYVSQHLVQPFEANGGQI, from the exons ATGGAAGGAGAAATAATGGGAGAAGGAGAAATCCTGGGGGGAGGAGAAATGCCGGGAGGAGGAGAAATCCTAGAACGAACAAGATCTTTGGCAGCTCCTTTTGTTTTCTTCATTATCATTGCCTTTCAATTTGCTGCCAAACGGCTCCAAGATTTGAAGAGG GGAGCATCCAAAACTGATAAAGAAATGCAGCTTCGTGCAGAGATTAAGCAGCTTCTAAAAGAGGCTGCCTCCTATTCGCA GCCATCTACATTTGCACAAGCAGCTAAGCTTAGGAGGATGGCTGCTGCCAAGGAGAAGGAACTTGCAAATT ATCAGGCACATCTGACCCAAGAGATGAAGCTGTCATATGATTTGTATTTGAAAGTTTTGTTCATTGTAAAG GTTATAGCTCATGTTGTGATAATCCTTTGGTTTTGGAGCTCCCCTGTTGCTTACGTATCTCAACATCTTGTGCAACCCTTTG AAGCAAATGGAGGACAAAtataa
- the LOC107924486 gene encoding SUN domain-containing protein 1: MSASTVSITANPAAATPRRRSLVADKRSNIEAFVVDPNATGVNLVEDKAGAAAVGTAGYRRDLSHDSGRAEPSKDSLQAKRVVVGQNSNGPLRRSRKGAVNKAEKPRWSTAVSIFAKNLALLLVLVGLAQIIRRLALKSGDVSSVGTHTGLTEFEGRVAEVESFLKTTAKMIQVQVEVVDRKIENEIGGLRKELNERIVDQTVVLENSLKKMEEKNEELDKSLSELKSANLLTKEEFGKMYEQMLKEKGQNGESENAVSLSDLGAYAREIVKNEIEKHASDGLGRVDYALSSGGGKVVRHSEPFLAGKGINWFLKTRRNGVHQDADKMLKPSFGEPGQCFPLKGSNGFVQIKLRTAIIPEAITLEHVAKSVAYDRSSAPKDCRVSGWLQGRDLDVTVDADKMFLLAEFTYDLEKSNAQTFDVLDTAGIGIVDTVRLDFSSNHGSASHTCIYRLRVHGHEPDSVLMVKTEL, from the exons ATGTCCGCATCTACCGTCTCGATCACCGCCAACCCAGCGGCGGCGACGCCTCGCCGGCGTTCCCTCGTCGCCGATAAGAGATCGAACATTGAAGCTTTTGTTGTTGATCCAAATGCTACTGGGGTTAACCTTGTGGAAGACAAAGCAGGCGCTGCTGCCGTTGGCACTGCCGGTTACAGAAGAGATCTGAGCCACGATTCGGGTCGTGCGGAGCCGTCAAAGGACTCGTTGCAAGCGAAAAGGGTTGTCGTGGGTCAAAATTCGAACGGCCCGCTGCGACGATCGCGGAAAGGAGCGGTTAACAAGGCCGAGAAACCTCGGTGGTCGACTGCGGTTAGCATTTTTGCTAAGAATTTAGCACTTTTGCTTGTTTTGGTTGGATTAGCTCAGATTATTAGGAGATTGGCTTTGAAATCTGGGGATGTTAGTAGCGTTGGGACACATACGGGATTAACTGAATTTGAGGGTAGGGTTGCTGAGGTTGAGAGTTTTTTGAAGACCACGGCTAAGATGATTCAGGTTCAGGTAGAGGTTGTTGATAGGAAAATTGAAAACGAAATTGGTGGGTTAAGGAAGGAATTGAATGAGAGAATTGTGGATCAAACTGTGGTGTTGGAGAATTCATtgaaaaaaatggaagaaaagaaTGAGGAATTAGATAAGTCCTTGAGTGAATTGAAGAGTGCAAATTTGTTGACAAAGGAAGAGTTTGGAAAGATGTACGAACAAATGTTAAAAGAGAAGGGTCAAAATGGCGAGTCTGAAAATGCAGTGAGTTTAAGCGATCTAGGAGCCTATGCGAGAGAGATTGTGAAGAATGAGATTGAGAAGCATGCCTCGGATGGGCTCGGCAGGGTTGATTATGCTCTCTCGTCAGGTGGGGGAAAGGTTGTTCGGCATTCAGAGCCCTTTCTTGCTGGAAAGGGAATCAACTGGTTTCTAAAAACTAGGCGAAATGGAGTTCACCAGGATGCAGACAAGATGTTGAAGCCAAGTTTTGGAGAGCCAGGGCAGTGCTTTCCATTGAAAGGAAGCAATGGGTTTGTTCAGATTAAGCTGCGCACGGCTATTATCCCAGAGGCTATTACTTTGGAACATGTTGCCAAG AGTGTTGCATACGATAGATCCAGTGCACCCAAGGATTGCCGTGTCTCTGGCTGGCTGCAAGGCCGTGATCTTGATGTCACTGTTGATGCCGACAAGATGTTTCTTTTGGCAGAATTCACGTATGACCTTGAGAAGAGTAATGCTCAGACCTTTGATGTATTGGATACAGCAGGTATCGGAATTGTTGACACAGTTAGGCTGGATTTTTCTTCCAACCATGGAAGTGCTTCACATACCTGCATTTACCGTTTGAGGGTGCATGGTCACGAACCCGATTCTGTTTTAATGGTGAAAACGGAGTTGTGA
- the LOC107922829 gene encoding type I inositol polyphosphate 5-phosphatase 10 isoform X2, whose translation MIGVGFSGITLMNQDRTNQQASSLIGKILSVKGRNQSNKEIEVRFGSSEEQYDLPHQPLLSREKSTKAASENISFRVFVATWNVGGKSPDSKLNLDDILQVREESDIYVLGFQEIVPLNAGNVLVIEDNEPAVKWLTLINRSLNKANYVPLRGPRSVGSPEGSLVFPKIKLRKASKALRTENKWKLKSCNCPIGLERKNSKEFCFRCPQSQTNENDISSEDDEDGPNGPSSANSIKYSLVASKQMVGIFLTVWMRKELVQYVSHLRISCVGRGILGCLGNKGCISVSMLFHKTTLCFLCSHLASGEKEGDELRRNSDVIEILRNTQFPRICKTSNSRVPEKILDHDRVIWLGDLNYRIALSYSDTGKLLKERAWDTLYNNDQLKIEREAGRVFKGWKEGKIYFAPTYKYSLNSDIYAGETVETKSKRRTPAWCDRILWRGSEIYQLSYERKESRFSDHRPVCATFWVSVEAMEDGSKRR comes from the exons ATGATTGGGGTTGGATTTTCTGGCATTACACTAATGAATCAAGACAGAACAAACCAGCAGGCTTCA TCTTTGATTGGTAAAATATTGAGTGTGAAGGGAAGAAATCAAAGTAATAAAGAGATTGAAGTGAGATTTGGTTCTTCAG AAGAACAATATGATTTACCACATCAACCTTTGCTTTCGAGAGAAAAAAGCACGAAAGCTGCTAGTGAGAATATATCTTTCCG TGTCTTCGTTGCGACATGGAATGTAGGAGGTAAATCTCCagatagcaaactcaacctcgaTGATATTCTTCAAGTTCGTGAAGAATCAGACATATATGTGTTAGG TTTTCAGGAAATCGTTCCGTTGAATGCTGGAAATGTGCTTGTGATCGAAGACAACGAGCCTGCGGTGAAATGGCTCACCTTAATAAACCGGTCACTAAACAAGGCGAATTATGTTCCTTTAAGAGGACCCAGATCCGTTGGTTCACCCGAGGGTTCACTGGTTTTCCCTAAAATTAAACTTAGAAAGGCCAGCAAAGCTTTGAGGACAGAGAATAAATGGAAGCTGAAGAGCTGCAACTGTCCTATAGGTTTGGAAAGGAAGAATAGCAAAGAATTCTGTTTCCGGTGCCCTCAATCGCAAacgaatgaaaatgatatttcatCCGAAGATGATGAAGACGGACCTAATGGTCCTTCTAGTGCAAACTCGATTAAGTATAGCCTTGTAGCAAGCAAGCAAATGGTCGGAATTTTTCTCACGGTATGGATGAGGAAAGAGCTTGTACAATACGTAAGCCACCTACGGATATCCTGCGTAGGTCGCGGTATTCTCGGGTGCCTTGGCAACAAA GGCTGTATATCAGTGAGCATGCTTTTCCACAAGACAACCTTATGTTTCTTGTGCAGTCATTTGGCATCTGGAGAAAAAGAAGGCGATGAACTTCGGAGAAATTCAGATGTCATAGAGATACTTCGGAACACGCAGTTTCCGAGGATCTGCAAAACATCGAACAGTAGGGTGCCAGAAAAAATTCTGGATCATGA TCGGGTCATATGGCTAGGGGATTTGAACTACAGGATAGCTTTAAGCTACTCTGATACCGGAAAGCTTCTAAAAGAGAGAGCCTGGGATACATTGTATAACAATGATCAG CTAAAGATCGAAAGAGAGGCGGGGCGAGTATTCAAGGGATGGAAAGAAGGAAAAATATACTTTGCACCAACTTACAAATACTCTCTTAACTCGGACATCTATGCCGGGGAGACCGTTGAAACTAAAAGCAAAAGGAGAACTCCAGCTTG GTGTGACAGAATACTATGGCGTGGAAGTGAAATATATCAGCTTTCGTATGAGCGGAAAGAATCGAGGTTTTCCGATCATCGGCCGGTTTGTGCGACATTTTGGGTGAGCGTTGAAGCAATGGAGGATGGATCAAAGAGAAGATGA
- the LOC107922820 gene encoding protein GET1 isoform X3 — MEGEIMGEGEILGGGEMPGGGEILERTRSLAAPFVFFIIIAFQFAAKRLQDLKRGASKTDKEMQLRAEIKQLLKEAASYSQPSTFAQAAKLRRMAAAKEKELANCYSSCCDNPLVLELPCCLRISTSCATLWEAVILEDWGFFRQQCPGWDYTLVDIMFQS, encoded by the exons ATGGAAGGAGAAATAATGGGAGAAGGAGAAATCCTGGGGGGAGGAGAAATGCCGGGAGGAGGAGAAATCCTAGAACGAACAAGATCTTTGGCAGCTCCTTTTGTTTTCTTCATTATCATTGCCTTTCAATTTGCTGCCAAACGGCTCCAAGATTTGAAGAGG GGAGCATCCAAAACTGATAAAGAAATGCAGCTTCGTGCAGAGATTAAGCAGCTTCTAAAAGAGGCTGCCTCCTATTCGCA GCCATCTACATTTGCACAAGCAGCTAAGCTTAGGAGGATGGCTGCTGCCAAGGAGAAGGAACTTGCAAATT GTTATAGCTCATGTTGTGATAATCCTTTGGTTTTGGAGCTCCCCTGTTGCTTACGTATCTCAACATCTTGTGCAACCCTTTG GGAGGCTGTTATCCTGGAAGATTGGGGGTTCTTCAGACAACAATGTCCGG GTTGGGATTATACCCTGGTTGATATTATGTTCCAGAGTTAG
- the LOC107922829 gene encoding type I inositol polyphosphate 5-phosphatase 10 isoform X3 produces the protein MFRRKKEQYDLPHQPLLSREKSTKAASENISFRVFVATWNVGGKSPDSKLNLDDILQVREESDIYVLGFQEIVPLNAGNVLVIEDNEPAVKWLTLINRSLNKANYVPLRGPRSVGSPEGSLVFPKIKLRKASKALRTENKWKLKSCNCPIGLERKNSKEFCFRCPQSQTNENDISSEDDEDGPNGPSSANSIKYSLVASKQMVGIFLTVWMRKELVQYVSHLRISCVGRGILGCLGNKGCISVSMLFHKTTLCFLCSHLASGEKEGDELRRNSDVIEILRNTQFPRICKTSNSRVPEKILDHDRVIWLGDLNYRIALSYSDTGKLLKERAWDTLYNNDQLKIEREAGRVFKGWKEGKIYFAPTYKYSLNSDIYAGETVETKSKRRTPAWCDRILWRGSEIYQLSYERKESRFSDHRPVCATFWVSVEAMEDGSKRR, from the exons ATGTTTCGTCGAAAAA AAGAACAATATGATTTACCACATCAACCTTTGCTTTCGAGAGAAAAAAGCACGAAAGCTGCTAGTGAGAATATATCTTTCCG TGTCTTCGTTGCGACATGGAATGTAGGAGGTAAATCTCCagatagcaaactcaacctcgaTGATATTCTTCAAGTTCGTGAAGAATCAGACATATATGTGTTAGG TTTTCAGGAAATCGTTCCGTTGAATGCTGGAAATGTGCTTGTGATCGAAGACAACGAGCCTGCGGTGAAATGGCTCACCTTAATAAACCGGTCACTAAACAAGGCGAATTATGTTCCTTTAAGAGGACCCAGATCCGTTGGTTCACCCGAGGGTTCACTGGTTTTCCCTAAAATTAAACTTAGAAAGGCCAGCAAAGCTTTGAGGACAGAGAATAAATGGAAGCTGAAGAGCTGCAACTGTCCTATAGGTTTGGAAAGGAAGAATAGCAAAGAATTCTGTTTCCGGTGCCCTCAATCGCAAacgaatgaaaatgatatttcatCCGAAGATGATGAAGACGGACCTAATGGTCCTTCTAGTGCAAACTCGATTAAGTATAGCCTTGTAGCAAGCAAGCAAATGGTCGGAATTTTTCTCACGGTATGGATGAGGAAAGAGCTTGTACAATACGTAAGCCACCTACGGATATCCTGCGTAGGTCGCGGTATTCTCGGGTGCCTTGGCAACAAA GGCTGTATATCAGTGAGCATGCTTTTCCACAAGACAACCTTATGTTTCTTGTGCAGTCATTTGGCATCTGGAGAAAAAGAAGGCGATGAACTTCGGAGAAATTCAGATGTCATAGAGATACTTCGGAACACGCAGTTTCCGAGGATCTGCAAAACATCGAACAGTAGGGTGCCAGAAAAAATTCTGGATCATGA TCGGGTCATATGGCTAGGGGATTTGAACTACAGGATAGCTTTAAGCTACTCTGATACCGGAAAGCTTCTAAAAGAGAGAGCCTGGGATACATTGTATAACAATGATCAG CTAAAGATCGAAAGAGAGGCGGGGCGAGTATTCAAGGGATGGAAAGAAGGAAAAATATACTTTGCACCAACTTACAAATACTCTCTTAACTCGGACATCTATGCCGGGGAGACCGTTGAAACTAAAAGCAAAAGGAGAACTCCAGCTTG GTGTGACAGAATACTATGGCGTGGAAGTGAAATATATCAGCTTTCGTATGAGCGGAAAGAATCGAGGTTTTCCGATCATCGGCCGGTTTGTGCGACATTTTGGGTGAGCGTTGAAGCAATGGAGGATGGATCAAAGAGAAGATGA
- the LOC107922820 gene encoding protein GET1 isoform X1: MEGEIMGEGEILGGGEMPGGGEILERTRSLAAPFVFFIIIAFQFAAKRLQDLKRGASKTDKEMQLRAEIKQLLKEAASYSQPSTFAQAAKLRRMAAAKEKELANYQAHLTQEMKLSYDLYLKVLFIVKVIAHVVIILWFWSSPVAYVSQHLVQPFGRLLSWKIGGSSDNNVRVGIIPWLILCSRVSKFVC; the protein is encoded by the exons ATGGAAGGAGAAATAATGGGAGAAGGAGAAATCCTGGGGGGAGGAGAAATGCCGGGAGGAGGAGAAATCCTAGAACGAACAAGATCTTTGGCAGCTCCTTTTGTTTTCTTCATTATCATTGCCTTTCAATTTGCTGCCAAACGGCTCCAAGATTTGAAGAGG GGAGCATCCAAAACTGATAAAGAAATGCAGCTTCGTGCAGAGATTAAGCAGCTTCTAAAAGAGGCTGCCTCCTATTCGCA GCCATCTACATTTGCACAAGCAGCTAAGCTTAGGAGGATGGCTGCTGCCAAGGAGAAGGAACTTGCAAATT ATCAGGCACATCTGACCCAAGAGATGAAGCTGTCATATGATTTGTATTTGAAAGTTTTGTTCATTGTAAAG GTTATAGCTCATGTTGTGATAATCCTTTGGTTTTGGAGCTCCCCTGTTGCTTACGTATCTCAACATCTTGTGCAACCCTTTG GGAGGCTGTTATCCTGGAAGATTGGGGGTTCTTCAGACAACAATGTCCGG GTTGGGATTATACCCTGGTTGATATTATGTTCCAGAGTTAGCAAGTTTGTTTGTTGA
- the LOC107924006 gene encoding heat shock 70 kDa protein 17 produces MLFRLGIFLSLLSLFLIRSESAVSSIDLGSEWLKVAVVNLKPGQSPITIAINEMSKRKSPALVAFQSETRLLGEEAAGILARYPDKVFSNLRDMIGKPYQDVKRSADSMYLPFDVVEDSRGAAKIRVSSDVSYSVEELLGMILKYASNLAEFHSKVTVKDAVISVPPYFGQAERKGLLKAAEMAGINVISLINEHSGAALQYGIDKDFSNESRHVILYDMGSSSTYAALVFYSAYNSKEFGKTVSVNQFQVKDVRWDSELGGQNMELRLVEYFADEFNKQVGNGVDVRKHPKAMAKLKKQVKRTKEILSANTAAPISVESLYDDRDFRSTITREKFEELCADLWDKSLVPVKEVLKHSGLKADDIYAVELIGGATRVPKLQATLQEYFGRKDLDKHLDADEAIVLGSALHAANLSDGIKLNRKLGMVDGSSYGFVVELDGADLSKDEATRLLLVPRMKKLPSKIFKSINHGKDFEVSLAYDREDLLPPGITSPVFAHYAVSGLTDTAEKYSSRNLSAPIKTNLHFSLSRSGILSLDQADAVIQITEWIEVPKKNLTVENTTSASPNASVDNGANSTSVESNSNSESDGGVSNGSNSTVEEPSTTDLGTERKLKKRTFKIPLKIVEKTTGPGMPLSKESLAEAKRRLEALDKKDAERRRTAELKNNLEEYIYATKEKLETSEDFEKVSSNDERQSVIKKLDEVQEWLYTDGEDASASEFQDRLNSLKATADPIFFRFKELTARPEAVEVARQYLSDLKQTIRGWETEKPWLPKDRIDELSTSMDKLKTWLDEKEAEQKKTSGYSTPVFTSEEVYEKVFNLQDKAASIKRIPKPKPKVEKPVKNETETKSENTTSSEKDTSENDKPAGDSDSSTNEKVKGGSEPHDEL; encoded by the exons ATGCTATTCCGATTAGGGATATTCTTATCCCTGCTATCGTTATTCCTAATTAGGTCGGAATCGGCTGTTTCAAGCATAGATCTAGGCTCAGAATGGCTAAAAGTGGCCGTCGTGAATCTGAAACCTGGCCAAAGTCCGATCACCATAGCCATCAACGAAATGTCCAAGCGGAAATCCCCAGCCTTGGTCGCATTCCAATCGGAGACTCGCTTGCTCGGTGAAGAAGCCGCCGGGATCCTTGCTCGTTATCCCGACAAAGTGTTCTCCAATCTTCGAGACATGATTGGGAAGCCCTATCAAGACGTCAAGCGCTCCGCCGATTCAATGTACCTTCCGTTTGATGTAGTTGAAGATTCTAGAGGCGCTGCCAAGATTCGAGTTTCGAGCGATGTTAGTTACTCCGTTGAGGAGTTGTTAGGGATGATTTTGAAGTACGCGTCGAATTTGGCGGAGTTTCATTCTAAAGTGACGGTTAAAGATGCGGTGATTTCGGTGCCGCCGTATTTCGGACAGGCGGAGAGGAAAGGGTTGTTGAAGGCGGCGGAAATGGCCGGAATAAACGTCATTTCGCTGATAAACGAGCATTCGGGGGCGGCATTACAGTATGGGATCGATAAAGATTTCTCGAATGAGTCGAGACATGTGATTTTGTATGATATGGGTTCGAGTAGTACTTATGCAGCTCTTGTTTTTTATTCTGCTTATAATTCTAAGGAGTTCGGGAAAACTGTTTCTGTCAACCAATTTCAG GTGAAGGATGTTAGATGGGACTCAGAACTAGGAGGACAGAACATGGAATTACGGCTGGTGGAGTATTTTGCAGATGAGTTCAATAAACAAGTTGGAAATGGGGTCGATGTGAGGAAGCATCCCAAGGCAATGGCTAAGTTGAAGAAACAGGTTAAGCGTACAAAAGAAATTTTAAGTGCAAATACAGCAGCTCCAATATCTGTTGAATCCCTCTATGATGATCGGGATTTCAG GAGCACCATAACTCGTGAGAAGTTTGAAGAGCTCTGTGCAGATCTTTGGGATAAATCTCTTGTACCTGTAAAAGAAGTGCTTAAGCATTCAGGTCTTAAAGCTGATGATATATATGCTGTGGAGCTGATTGGAGGTGCTACTAGAGTTCCAAAGTTGCAG GCTACGCTCCAGGAATATTTTGGAAGGAAAGATCTAGACAAACATCTCGATGCTGATGAAGCTATCGTTCTTGGTTCTGCACTACATGCTGCAAATTTAAGTGATGGAATTAAGTTGAATCGCAAGCTGGGGATGGTTGATGGTTCCTCCTATGGTTTTGTTGTTGAATTAGATGGGGCTGATCTCTCAAAAGATGAGGCGACCAGGCTTTTACTTGTTCCAAGGATGAAAAAACTTCCCAGCAAG ATTTTCAAGTCCATTAATCACGGTAAAGATTTTGAAGTATCACTTGCTTATGATCGTGAAGATCTTTTACCTCCAGGGATTACCTCTCCTGTATTTGCTCACTATGCGGTGTCTGGTTTAACAGATACAGCTGAGAA GTACTCATCAAGGAATTTGTCTGCTCCCATCAAAACAAACTTGCATTTCTCTCTTAGTAGAAGTGGAATTCTTTCTTTGGATCAAGCAGATGCTGTTATCCAAATAACAGAATGGATAGAAGTTCCTAAAAAGAATTTGACTGTAGAGAACACAACCAGTGCTTCCCCGAATGCTTCTGTTGACAATGGTGCTAACAGCACTTCTGTAGAAAGTAACAGTAACTCGGAGTCAGATGGCGGAGTTAGTAATGGGTCTAACAGTACTGTTGAAGAACCAAGTACAACGGATCTTGGTACAGAAAGAAAACTAAAGAAGCGGACCTTCAAAATTCCACTGAAG ATAGTGGAGAAAACAACAGGACCTGGAATGCCTCTTTCAAAAGAATCTTTGGCTGAAGCTAAACGTAGATTGGAAGCATTGGACAAGAAGGATGCAGAGCGAAGAAGAACAGCAGAGTTAAAAAATAACCttgaagaatatatatatgctacGAAAGAGAAG CTTGAAACATCTGAAGACTTTGAAAAAGTATCTTCAAATGATGAACGCCAATCTGTTATCAAAAAGCTTGATGAG GTTCAAGAATGGTTGTATACTGATGGTGAAGATGCGAGTGCCTCGGAGTTTCAAGATCGTCTAAATTCATTAAAAGCGACAGCTGATCCAATATTTTTCCG ATTTAAGGAGTTGACTGCACGGCCAGAAGCGGTAGAAGTTGCTCGACAATATCTCTCTGACTTGAAACAG ACTATTCGTGGGTGGGAGACAGAAAAACCCTGGCTGCCGAAAGACAGAATAGATGAG TTGTCAACCAGTATGGACAAGTTGAAGACTTGGTTGGATGAGAAGGAGGCAGAGCAAAAGAA GACGTCTGGATATAGCACACCTGTTTTCACATCTGAAGAAGTATACGAGAAGGTGTTCAATTTGCAAGACAAG GCTGCAAGTATCAAGAGAATTCCCAAGCCAAAACCTAAAGTCGAGAAGCCCGTAAAGAATGAAACTGAGACCAAATCAGAGAACACAACCAGTTCTGAGAAGGATACCTCTGAAAATGACAAACCCGCGGGGGACTCAGATAGCTCGACCAATGAAAAAGTAAAAGGAGGATCCGAGCCCCACGACGAGTTATAA